One window of Pseudomonas sp. FP198 genomic DNA carries:
- a CDS encoding DNA-binding transcriptional regulator has protein sequence MKKRDLFAEMMQGVEEMAAHREGKITLRQITVEDKPVPEVSAQEIVALRDRLHMSQAVFAKSIRTSPGTLRNWEQEKSKPNAQAALLIKLVEKFPDMVERLGAV, from the coding sequence ATGAAAAAGCGCGATCTGTTTGCCGAGATGATGCAAGGCGTCGAAGAGATGGCCGCTCACCGCGAGGGCAAGATTACCCTTCGCCAGATAACGGTCGAAGACAAACCAGTTCCCGAGGTGTCAGCCCAGGAAATAGTAGCTTTGCGCGACCGGCTTCATATGTCTCAAGCTGTTTTTGCCAAGAGCATCAGGACTAGCCCTGGCACTCTCCGGAACTGGGAGCAGGAAAAATCCAAGCCTAACGCCCAGGCGGCTTTGTTGATCAAGCTGGTCGAGAAGTTTCCGGACATGGTCGAACGGCTTGGCGCTGTTTGA
- a CDS encoding toxin, translating to MRTLFFETTSFTATVGHYLTDDEYRVLQSFMLLHPEVGDVMPRTGGFRKLRWFDGRRGKGKRGGLRVIYYWLMHDCQFWMFAIYDKDELENLTSEQEKTLKRAIEAELKVRGTI from the coding sequence ATGCGAACCCTATTTTTTGAAACGACTTCATTTACCGCCACGGTCGGCCATTACCTGACTGACGATGAGTATCGCGTCCTTCAGTCCTTTATGTTGCTGCATCCGGAGGTCGGTGACGTCATGCCACGAACCGGCGGCTTCCGTAAGCTGCGTTGGTTCGATGGGCGTCGTGGCAAAGGGAAGCGAGGTGGGTTGCGAGTCATTTACTACTGGCTTATGCACGACTGTCAGTTCTGGATGTTCGCAATTTATGACAAGGACGAGTTGGAAAACCTCACCTCCGAGCAAGAGAAGACGCTCAAGCGCGCCATAGAAGCAGAGTTGAAAGTACGAGGTACCATATGA
- the cyoE gene encoding heme o synthase yields the protein MSLKHFIQITKPGIIFGNVLSVAGGFFLASKGHVDLAIFLAAMIGTSLVVASGCVFNNCIDRDIDIKMERTKNRALVQGLIPVQLALAFATVLGVAGVALLYWVANPLAALFAVIGFVIYVGLYSLYLKRKSVHGTLVGSLSGAMPPVIGYVAVSNSFDMAALTLLVMFSLWQMPHSYAIAIFRFNDYLAASIPVLPVKRGIQVAKKHILLYILAFLVATLMLTFSGYAGMSYLAVAAAMGMYWLYMAWTGYKAVDDTVWARKLFVFSIFTITALSVMMSLDFKVPSELLLTYAP from the coding sequence ATGTCACTGAAGCACTTTATCCAAATCACCAAGCCGGGGATCATTTTCGGTAACGTGCTTTCTGTGGCGGGCGGGTTTTTCCTGGCCTCGAAAGGGCATGTCGATCTGGCCATCTTCCTGGCGGCGATGATCGGCACTTCCCTGGTGGTGGCGTCTGGTTGCGTGTTCAACAACTGCATCGACCGCGACATCGACATCAAGATGGAACGCACCAAGAACCGGGCGCTGGTCCAAGGCCTGATTCCGGTGCAACTGGCTCTGGCATTCGCCACGGTGCTGGGCGTGGCCGGCGTGGCGCTGTTGTATTGGGTGGCCAACCCGCTGGCAGCGTTGTTCGCGGTGATCGGCTTTGTGATCTACGTCGGGCTCTACAGCCTGTACCTCAAGCGCAAGTCGGTTCACGGCACGCTGGTGGGCAGTCTGTCGGGAGCGATGCCGCCGGTGATCGGTTATGTCGCGGTCAGCAACAGCTTCGACATGGCTGCGCTGACGCTGCTGGTGATGTTCAGCCTGTGGCAGATGCCGCATTCCTATGCCATCGCGATCTTCCGCTTCAACGACTACCTGGCGGCCTCGATTCCGGTGCTGCCGGTCAAGCGCGGTATCCAGGTGGCGAAGAAGCACATCCTGCTCTACATCCTGGCCTTCCTCGTGGCGACCTTGATGCTGACCTTCAGCGGTTACGCCGGCATGAGCTACCTCGCCGTCGCCGCCGCCATGGGCATGTACTGGCTGTACATGGCCTGGACCGGCTACAAGGCAGTGGATGACACGGTCTGGGCACGCAAGCTGTTCGTGTTCTCGATCTTCACCATCACCGCCCTGAGCGTCATGATGTCCTTGGACTTCAAGGTGCCGAGTGAGCTGCTGCTGACGTACGCGCCTTAA
- the cyoD gene encoding cytochrome o ubiquinol oxidase subunit IV, protein MANAHSHDGHDAGHGSVKSYAIGFILSVILTVIPFGLVMYPTLPKSLTLWIILIFAVVQVLVHLVYFLHLDRSAAQRNNVIAFVFAALVIVLLVGLSLWIMFSIHSNMMAH, encoded by the coding sequence ATGGCTAACGCTCATTCCCATGATGGCCACGACGCCGGCCACGGCAGCGTCAAGTCCTACGCGATCGGTTTCATCCTGTCGGTGATCCTGACCGTCATTCCGTTCGGCCTGGTGATGTATCCAACGCTGCCGAAGAGCCTGACGCTGTGGATCATTCTGATCTTCGCCGTGGTCCAGGTATTGGTCCACCTGGTGTACTTCCTGCACCTGGACCGCTCGGCCGCCCAGCGTAACAACGTGATTGCGTTCGTCTTCGCTGCGCTGGTGATCGTACTGCTGGTCGGCTTGTCGTTGTGGATCATGTTCAGCATCCACTCCAACATGATGGCGCACTGA
- a CDS encoding cytochrome o ubiquinol oxidase subunit III — MSNLVTNVGHAHGHDHGHDDHHHDSGEMTVFGFWLYLMTDCILFASIFAVYAVLVNNVAGGPSGHDIFELPYVLGETALLLFSSITYGFAMLALFKGKKTQVLGWLAMTFLLGAGFIAMEINEFHILIAEGYGPSRSGFLSGFFTLVGTHGLHVTSGLIWMAIMMYQVQKNGLTATNKTRLSCLSLFWHFLDVVWICVFTVVYLMGTL; from the coding sequence ATGTCGAACTTAGTGACCAATGTTGGACACGCCCATGGTCATGACCATGGGCACGATGACCATCACCACGACTCGGGCGAGATGACCGTATTCGGTTTCTGGCTCTACCTGATGACCGACTGCATTCTGTTTGCGTCGATCTTCGCGGTATACGCGGTGCTGGTTAACAACGTCGCCGGTGGCCCGTCGGGCCACGACATCTTCGAACTGCCTTATGTACTGGGCGAAACCGCGCTGCTGCTGTTCAGTTCGATCACCTACGGCTTCGCCATGCTGGCGTTGTTCAAGGGCAAGAAAACCCAGGTACTGGGCTGGTTGGCAATGACCTTCCTGCTGGGCGCCGGCTTTATCGCCATGGAGATCAACGAGTTCCACATCCTGATCGCCGAAGGCTACGGCCCTAGCCGCAGCGGCTTCCTGTCCGGGTTCTTCACCCTGGTCGGCACCCACGGTCTGCACGTGACCAGCGGTCTGATCTGGATGGCGATCATGATGTACCAGGTCCAGAAAAACGGCCTGACCGCCACCAACAAGACGCGCCTGAGCTGCCTGAGCCTGTTCTGGCACTTTCTGGACGTGGTGTGGATCTGCGTATTCACCGTTGTTTATCTGATGGGGACCCTGTAA
- the cyoB gene encoding cytochrome o ubiquinol oxidase subunit I, whose product MFGKLSWEAIPFHEPIVMVTLAIIALGGLALFAGITYFKKWTYLWTEWLTSVDHKKIGVMYIIVAMVMLLRGFADAIMMRTQLAMATEGSPGYLPPEHYDQIFTAHGVIMIIFMAMPFFTGLMNLAVPLQIGARDVAYPFLNSLSFWLLVSGVVLINVSLGVGEFAKTGWVAYPPLSGLQYSPGVGVDYYIWALQLSGLGTTLTGVNFLATVLKMRTPGMKLMDMPIFTWTCTWANVLIVASFPILTATLALLTLDRYMDFHIFTNELGGNPMMYVNLFWAWGHPEVYILILPAFGIFSEVISTFSGKKLFGHHSMIYASGAISVLGFMVWLHHFFTMGSGASVNAFFGLATMLISIPTGVKLFNWLFTIYQGRLRFTSHVLWTLGFMVTFAIGGMTGVLLAIPGADFVLHNSLFVIAHFHNVIIGGAVFGYIAGFAFYFPKAFGFKLHEGWGKAAFWFWISGFFVAFMPLYALGFMGMTRRLNATTNPEWVPYLYVAMFGAVMIAVGIACQLIQLYVSVRDRKKPENMCEHGDPWNAHTLEWSTSSPPPFYNFAVLPKAETIDPFTEAKENGTAYQTPARYAPIHMPNNTATGVVMGALLTVFGFAMIWHIWWLAIASLVGTVVYFTIHAARDDQGYMVPVDVIERIEAEQHKRLVAAGKVPASATRVETSLEQA is encoded by the coding sequence ATGTTTGGTAAATTAAGTTGGGAAGCGATCCCGTTCCACGAGCCGATTGTCATGGTGACCCTCGCCATCATCGCGCTCGGTGGTCTGGCGTTGTTCGCGGGTATCACTTATTTCAAGAAGTGGACCTACCTGTGGACTGAATGGTTGACCTCGGTCGACCACAAGAAGATCGGCGTGATGTACATCATCGTCGCCATGGTCATGCTGCTGCGCGGTTTTGCCGACGCGATCATGATGCGTACCCAGTTGGCCATGGCCACCGAGGGTTCGCCCGGCTACCTGCCGCCTGAACACTATGACCAGATCTTCACCGCCCACGGTGTGATCATGATCATCTTCATGGCGATGCCATTCTTCACCGGCCTGATGAACCTTGCTGTGCCGCTGCAGATCGGCGCGCGTGACGTTGCCTATCCATTCCTGAACTCCCTGAGCTTCTGGCTGCTGGTGTCCGGCGTGGTGCTGATCAACGTTTCCCTGGGTGTCGGCGAATTCGCCAAGACCGGTTGGGTTGCCTACCCGCCGCTGTCGGGGCTGCAATACAGTCCGGGCGTCGGGGTGGATTACTACATCTGGGCGCTACAGCTATCCGGGCTCGGGACAACGCTGACGGGGGTCAACTTCCTGGCCACCGTGCTGAAAATGCGTACCCCTGGCATGAAGCTGATGGACATGCCGATCTTCACCTGGACCTGCACCTGGGCCAACGTGCTGATCGTCGCTTCGTTCCCGATCCTGACCGCTACACTCGCTCTGCTGACGCTTGACCGCTACATGGATTTCCACATTTTCACCAATGAACTGGGTGGAAATCCGATGATGTACGTCAACCTGTTCTGGGCCTGGGGTCACCCTGAGGTGTACATCCTGATCCTGCCGGCGTTCGGTATTTTCTCCGAAGTCATCTCGACCTTCTCCGGCAAGAAACTGTTTGGCCACCACTCGATGATCTACGCTTCCGGCGCGATCTCGGTACTGGGCTTCATGGTCTGGCTGCACCACTTCTTCACCATGGGTTCGGGTGCCAGCGTCAACGCCTTCTTCGGCCTGGCGACGATGCTGATCTCGATTCCGACGGGTGTGAAGCTGTTCAACTGGCTGTTCACCATCTACCAGGGCCGCCTGCGTTTCACCAGCCACGTGCTGTGGACCCTGGGCTTCATGGTGACCTTCGCCATCGGCGGCATGACCGGCGTACTGCTGGCCATCCCGGGTGCGGACTTCGTGCTGCACAACAGTCTGTTCGTGATCGCGCACTTCCATAACGTGATCATCGGCGGCGCCGTGTTCGGCTACATCGCGGGCTTTGCGTTCTACTTCCCGAAAGCGTTCGGCTTCAAGCTGCACGAAGGTTGGGGCAAGGCTGCGTTCTGGTTCTGGATTTCGGGCTTCTTCGTCGCGTTCATGCCGCTCTATGCACTGGGCTTCATGGGCATGACCCGTCGCCTGAACGCCACTACCAACCCTGAGTGGGTGCCGTACCTGTACGTCGCCATGTTCGGTGCGGTGATGATCGCTGTCGGTATCGCCTGCCAGCTGATCCAGCTGTACGTCAGTGTGCGTGACCGCAAGAAGCCGGAAAACATGTGCGAACACGGTGACCCGTGGAATGCCCATACCCTGGAATGGTCGACTTCTTCGCCACCACCGTTCTACAACTTTGCCGTGCTGCCGAAAGCGGAAACCATCGACCCGTTCACCGAAGCCAAGGAAAACGGTACCGCGTACCAGACTCCGGCCAGGTACGCGCCGATCCACATGCCCAACAACACCGCTACCGGTGTGGTCATGGGGGCTCTGTTGACCGTGTTCGGTTTCGCGATGATCTGGCACATCTGGTGGCTGGCCATCGCCAGCCTGGTCGGCACCGTGGTGTATTTCACCATCCATGCCGCCCGAGATGATCAGGGCTACATGGTGCCGGTGGATGTCATCGAGCGCATCGAAGCCGAGCAGCACAAGCGTCTGGTCGCGGCCGGGAAAGTCCCAGCCTCCGCCACCCGTGTTGAAACCTCGTTGGAACAGGCTTAA
- the cyoA gene encoding ubiquinol oxidase subunit II, which translates to MSKNRYPRLLGLLPLLGTLLLGGCNMTLLDPKGQVGLDERNLIITATLLMLLVVVPVIVMTFLFAWKYRASNTSATYTPKWSHSTKIEIAVWTIPVLIIIALGYITYKSTHALDPYRPLDSDVKPITIEVVSMDWKWLFIYPEQGIATVNKIVFPAHTPINFKVTSDTVMNSFFIPGLGGQIYAMAGMQTKLHLIANQNTELEGISANYSGAGFTGMKFKATATTQEEFDAWVNEVKKAPKQLEKAEYEALSKPSQNNPVELYSSVTPNLFQTIIDKYEGMNPGKPMHHEKKDKEVAHNMEGMDMSSHSAAGAEE; encoded by the coding sequence ATGAGTAAAAACAGGTACCCCCGATTACTAGGCTTGTTGCCGCTGCTCGGCACGTTGCTGCTGGGAGGCTGCAACATGACCCTGCTCGATCCCAAGGGCCAGGTCGGCCTGGATGAACGAAACCTGATCATCACCGCCACGCTGCTGATGTTGCTGGTCGTCGTGCCGGTTATCGTCATGACGTTCCTGTTCGCCTGGAAATATCGCGCGTCCAACACCAGTGCCACCTACACGCCGAAATGGTCCCACTCGACCAAGATCGAAATCGCGGTGTGGACCATTCCGGTACTGATCATCATTGCCCTGGGTTACATCACCTACAAGTCGACCCACGCCCTGGACCCGTACCGTCCGCTGGATTCCGACGTCAAGCCGATCACCATCGAAGTGGTCTCGATGGACTGGAAGTGGCTGTTCATCTACCCGGAACAAGGCATCGCCACGGTCAACAAGATCGTGTTCCCGGCCCACACGCCGATCAACTTCAAGGTCACCTCCGACACCGTGATGAACTCGTTCTTCATCCCGGGCCTGGGCGGCCAGATCTACGCGATGGCCGGCATGCAGACCAAGCTGCACCTGATCGCCAACCAGAACACCGAACTTGAAGGTATCTCCGCCAACTACAGCGGCGCGGGTTTCACCGGCATGAAGTTCAAAGCGACCGCCACCACCCAGGAAGAGTTCGACGCCTGGGTAAACGAAGTGAAGAAGGCACCTAAACAGCTTGAAAAAGCTGAATACGAAGCCCTTTCCAAGCCGAGCCAGAACAACCCTGTCGAACTCTACTCGTCGGTCACGCCGAACCTGTTCCAGACCATCATCGATAAGTATGAAGGGATGAATCCGGGCAAGCCGATGCATCACGAGAAGAAAGACAAGGAAGTGGCCCACAACATGGAAGGGATGGACATGAGCTCGCATTCAGCTGCCGGGGCAGAGGAGTAA
- a CDS encoding disulfide bond formation protein B, which yields MSEEMLRLGRERRYLVLLGLICLGLIGGALYLQVVLGEAPCPLCILQRYALLLIAIFAFIGAAMRTRRSLTVFEGLVVLCALAGAGVAGHHVYTQFFPAVSCGVDVLQPIVDSLPLAKIFPLGFQVDGFCSTPYPPILGLSLAQWALVAFVLTVVLVPLLVSRNRKALR from the coding sequence ATGAGTGAGGAAATGCTGCGGCTGGGCCGTGAGCGGCGCTATCTGGTGCTGCTGGGGTTGATCTGCCTGGGACTGATCGGCGGTGCTTTATATCTGCAGGTAGTGCTTGGTGAAGCGCCATGCCCGCTGTGCATCCTGCAGCGCTATGCGTTGTTGCTGATCGCCATCTTCGCCTTCATCGGCGCGGCCATGCGCACGCGCCGCAGCCTGACGGTCTTCGAAGGCCTTGTCGTGCTTTGCGCGCTGGCGGGGGCGGGGGTGGCCGGGCACCATGTGTACACCCAGTTTTTCCCCGCGGTCAGTTGCGGTGTGGATGTGTTGCAGCCGATTGTCGATAGCCTGCCGCTGGCGAAGATTTTCCCGCTGGGCTTCCAGGTCGATGGTTTCTGTTCCACCCCGTACCCGCCGATCCTCGGCCTGTCGCTGGCGCAATGGGCACTGGTGGCGTTTGTCCTTACCGTCGTGCTGGTGCCATTGCTGGTGTCGCGCAATCGCAAGGCGCTGCGCTGA
- the hmpA gene encoding NO-inducible flavohemoprotein: MLSREQRAIIRSTVPLLESGGEALITHFYRMMLSEYPQVRPLFNQAHQASGDQPRALANGVLMYARHIDQLDQLGDLVAKIVNKHVALQIQPQHYPIVGSCLLRAIAEVLGEEIATPEVISAWGAAYNQLADILIGAETSLYDRKAAAPGGWRGEREFILTAKAAESAEITSFYFEPADKGPILQAEPGQYIGMKLVLDSEEVRRNYSLSALANNGQYRISVKREAGGRVSNYLHDHFQVGSSIQLFPPSGDFYLTASDKPLVLISGGVGITPTLAMLQAALQTERPVHFIHCARNGQVHAFREWIDDLAKRHPQLKRFYCYDEHDGAGPAADKVGLLSEEQLAQWLPEQRDLDAYFLGPKGFMAAIRRHLKALGVPPGQSRYEFFGPAAALE, encoded by the coding sequence ATGCTGAGTCGAGAACAACGCGCCATCATCCGTTCCACTGTCCCCTTGCTTGAAAGCGGTGGGGAAGCGCTGATCACTCACTTCTACCGCATGATGCTGTCCGAGTACCCGCAAGTGCGCCCGCTGTTCAACCAGGCTCACCAGGCCAGCGGCGACCAGCCGCGTGCGCTGGCTAACGGTGTATTGATGTATGCGCGGCACATCGATCAGCTCGACCAGTTGGGCGATCTGGTGGCGAAGATCGTCAACAAGCACGTGGCCTTGCAGATCCAGCCACAGCATTACCCGATCGTCGGCTCCTGCTTGCTGCGGGCAATCGCTGAGGTACTGGGCGAAGAGATCGCTACACCTGAAGTGATTTCGGCGTGGGGCGCGGCCTATAACCAGTTGGCCGACATTCTGATCGGCGCCGAAACCAGCTTGTATGACCGCAAAGCGGCGGCACCCGGCGGCTGGCGCGGTGAACGTGAGTTCATCCTGACGGCCAAGGCGGCGGAAAGCGCGGAAATCACTTCGTTCTACTTCGAACCGGCGGACAAGGGGCCGATCCTGCAGGCCGAGCCCGGCCAGTACATCGGTATGAAGCTGGTCCTGGACAGTGAAGAAGTGCGCCGCAACTATTCGTTGTCGGCCTTGGCGAACAATGGCCAGTACCGCATCAGCGTCAAGCGCGAGGCGGGCGGACGGGTGTCCAATTACCTGCACGATCATTTCCAGGTCGGCAGCAGCATCCAGCTGTTTCCGCCGTCGGGAGATTTCTACCTCACCGCCAGCGACAAGCCGCTAGTGCTAATCAGTGGCGGCGTCGGCATCACTCCGACCCTGGCGATGTTGCAAGCGGCGCTGCAAACCGAGCGCCCGGTGCATTTCATTCACTGCGCGCGCAATGGCCAGGTCCATGCCTTTCGCGAGTGGATCGACGACCTGGCCAAGCGGCACCCGCAACTCAAGCGCTTCTACTGTTATGACGAGCACGACGGCGCAGGGCCGGCGGCGGACAAGGTAGGGCTGTTGAGTGAGGAACAACTGGCGCAGTGGTTGCCCGAGCAGCGAGACCTGGACGCCTACTTCCTTGGGCCTAAGGGCTTCATGGCGGCCATCAGGCGTCATCTCAAGGCCTTGGGCGTACCGCCGGGACAAAGCCGCTATGAATTCTTCGGGCCGGCGGCTGCCTTGGAATAA
- the norR gene encoding nitric oxide reductase transcriptional regulator NorR: MTATSLLTSLLPLVADLSRELPEGERYRRLLGALRSLLPCDAAALLRLDGDCLVPLAVDGLSTDTLGRRFRVSEHPRFEALLANPQPTRFATDSDLPDPYDGLVEGLDEHLEVHDCMGCPLFVDEQPWGLLTLDSLDPERFEPIDLSALQAFASLAAATVSAAERIERLALRAEDEHRRAEVYRQASGQQQRDMVGQSKTHKRLVEEIKLVGGSDLTVLITGETGVGKELVAQAIHAASHRADQPLISLNCAALPDTLVESELFGHVRGAFTGATQDRRGKFELADGGTLFLDEVGELSLTVQAKLLRVLQCGQLQRLGSDKEHRVDVRLIAATNRDLAEEVRNGRYRADFYHRLSVYPLQVPALRDRGRDVLLLAGFFLEQNRSRMGLGSLRLTSDAQAALLAYDWPGNVRELEHLIGRSALKALGKHPVRPKILSLSADDLDLPHAVPESAPTNSLAPASTVTVSGDLRQATEDYQRQMISACLERHQHNWASAARELGLDRANLGRMARRLGLK; the protein is encoded by the coding sequence ATGACCGCAACTTCCCTGCTGACCTCGCTATTGCCGCTGGTGGCCGACCTGTCCCGCGAACTGCCTGAAGGCGAGCGCTATCGGCGCCTGCTCGGAGCCCTGCGCAGCCTGCTGCCTTGCGATGCCGCCGCACTGTTGCGCCTGGACGGCGACTGCCTCGTCCCGCTGGCCGTGGATGGCTTGAGCACCGACACCCTGGGCCGGCGATTCCGGGTCAGTGAGCATCCGCGTTTCGAAGCTTTGCTGGCCAATCCGCAGCCCACCCGCTTCGCCACCGACAGTGACCTGCCCGATCCGTACGACGGATTGGTGGAAGGGCTGGATGAACATCTGGAGGTTCACGATTGCATGGGTTGCCCGCTGTTTGTCGATGAGCAGCCCTGGGGCTTGCTGACCCTGGACTCGCTGGACCCGGAACGCTTCGAACCTATTGACCTGAGCGCCCTGCAAGCCTTCGCCAGCCTCGCCGCCGCCACCGTCAGCGCCGCCGAACGCATCGAGCGCCTGGCGTTGAGGGCAGAGGACGAGCATCGCCGCGCCGAGGTCTACCGTCAGGCCAGCGGCCAGCAGCAGCGCGACATGGTCGGCCAGAGCAAGACCCATAAACGCCTGGTGGAAGAGATCAAGCTGGTCGGGGGCAGTGACCTGACGGTACTGATCACCGGCGAAACCGGCGTCGGCAAGGAATTGGTCGCCCAGGCCATTCACGCCGCCTCCCACCGTGCCGACCAGCCGCTGATCAGCCTCAATTGCGCGGCGCTGCCCGACACGCTGGTGGAAAGTGAACTCTTCGGTCATGTTCGCGGCGCGTTCACCGGTGCCACCCAGGACCGGCGCGGCAAATTCGAGCTGGCGGATGGCGGCACGCTGTTCCTCGACGAGGTGGGCGAACTGTCCCTGACCGTCCAGGCCAAATTGCTTCGCGTGTTGCAATGCGGCCAGCTGCAACGCCTGGGCTCGGACAAGGAGCACCGCGTCGATGTGCGCCTGATTGCGGCGACCAACCGCGACCTCGCCGAGGAAGTGCGCAATGGCCGTTATCGAGCCGACTTCTATCACCGGTTGAGTGTCTACCCGCTGCAAGTGCCGGCGCTGCGTGATCGCGGGCGCGATGTGCTGCTGCTCGCCGGTTTCTTCCTGGAACAGAACCGCTCGCGCATGGGCCTGGGCAGCCTGCGCCTGACCAGCGACGCCCAGGCTGCGTTGCTGGCCTACGATTGGCCGGGCAACGTGCGCGAACTGGAGCACCTGATCGGTCGCAGCGCGTTGAAGGCATTGGGCAAGCATCCGGTTCGGCCGAAGATTCTCAGCTTGAGCGCCGATGATCTGGATCTGCCTCACGCAGTCCCGGAAAGTGCTCCGACCAACAGCCTCGCGCCAGCCTCCACGGTGACGGTTTCCGGTGACTTGCGCCAGGCCACGGAAGATTATCAACGGCAAATGATCAGCGCCTGCCTGGAACGCCATCAACACAACTGGGCCAGCGCTGCCCGGGAACTGGGCCTGGATCGGGCCAACCTGGGGCGGATGGCCAGGCGGCTGGGCCTCAAATAG
- a CDS encoding chemotaxis protein CheV — MSSNKARADSLSLLLFTLRSGKLMAINLLKVSEIIPCPPLTRLPESHPHVKGIATLRGMSLSVIDLSRAIGERPLEDPDGGCLIVTDVSRSKQGLHVQAVSKIVHCLTTDIKPPPYGSGGVRAFITGVTSVDGTLVQVLDIEKVIHGIAPAQIETAPTELSMEDAEVLGNARILVVDDSQVALQQSVHTLRNLGLQCHTARSAKEAIDCLLELQGTAQEINLIVSDIEMSEMDGYALTRTLRETPDFAHLYVLLHTSLDSAMNSEKARLAGANGVLTKFSSPELTKCLITAAKAVAEQGR; from the coding sequence ATGTCTTCCAACAAAGCCCGCGCAGATTCCCTTTCGCTTCTGCTGTTTACCTTGCGCAGCGGCAAGCTGATGGCAATCAACCTGCTCAAGGTCAGCGAAATCATTCCCTGCCCGCCACTGACCAGACTGCCGGAGTCACACCCACACGTAAAAGGCATCGCCACGTTGCGCGGAATGTCGTTGTCGGTGATTGACCTCAGCCGCGCCATTGGCGAGCGGCCGCTGGAGGACCCGGACGGCGGGTGCCTGATCGTCACCGACGTCAGCCGCTCCAAGCAGGGCCTGCACGTCCAGGCGGTGAGCAAGATCGTGCATTGCCTGACCACCGACATCAAGCCGCCGCCCTATGGCTCCGGCGGTGTGCGTGCGTTCATCACCGGCGTGACCTCGGTGGACGGCACGCTGGTGCAAGTGCTGGACATCGAAAAAGTCATCCACGGTATCGCCCCGGCGCAAATCGAGACGGCGCCCACCGAGCTGAGCATGGAAGACGCCGAAGTCCTCGGTAACGCCCGAATCCTGGTGGTCGATGACAGCCAGGTGGCACTCCAGCAATCGGTGCATACCTTGCGCAACCTGGGCCTGCAATGCCACACCGCCCGCAGCGCCAAGGAAGCCATCGACTGCCTGCTTGAGCTGCAAGGCACGGCGCAGGAGATCAACCTGATCGTTTCCGACATCGAAATGTCCGAAATGGACGGTTATGCCCTCACCCGGACCCTGCGCGAAACACCCGACTTCGCTCACCTCTACGTGTTGTTGCACACCTCGCTCGACAGCGCCATGAACAGTGAGAAAGCGCGGCTGGCGGGCGCCAACGGGGTACTGACCAAGTTCTCCTCGCCGGAACTGACCAAATGCCTGATCACGGCGGCCAAGGCCGTCGCCGAACAAGGTCGCTGA
- a CDS encoding YkgJ family cysteine cluster protein yields the protein MNTTFSCVGCGKCCNGHHVPLTLDEARMWANDGGQVIVLVEAFLPNGLGLPVAQREHAERRSAVVRSGASEARVAITFAAYNPGPCHNLDADNLCRIYERRPLVCRIYPMEINPHIPLNTAAKDCPPESWETGPQLIVGGQLVDQELARLIERSRQADREEIAIKERICVSLGIHTTALKGDGFTAYLPNMAAFAAAIDQARAQPMGQEAGEWQFHLSGDDIARQVTDSGASVVTEEPVNYAFISLRAA from the coding sequence ATGAACACAACGTTTTCCTGCGTAGGGTGCGGTAAATGCTGCAACGGTCATCACGTTCCCCTGACGCTCGACGAAGCCAGGATGTGGGCGAATGATGGCGGCCAGGTGATTGTCCTGGTCGAGGCCTTCCTGCCCAATGGCCTCGGCCTGCCGGTGGCGCAACGCGAGCACGCCGAACGGCGCTCGGCCGTAGTGCGCAGCGGCGCCAGCGAGGCCCGCGTGGCGATCACTTTCGCCGCCTACAACCCCGGTCCTTGCCATAATCTGGATGCTGACAACCTGTGTCGCATCTATGAGCGTCGTCCGTTGGTGTGCCGCATCTATCCGATGGAAATCAACCCGCACATTCCACTCAACACCGCCGCCAAGGATTGCCCGCCGGAGTCGTGGGAAACGGGGCCGCAGCTGATCGTCGGCGGTCAATTGGTGGATCAGGAACTGGCCCGGTTGATCGAGCGCTCCCGCCAGGCCGACCGTGAGGAGATCGCCATCAAGGAGCGCATTTGCGTGTCCCTGGGCATCCACACCACCGCGCTGAAGGGCGACGGCTTCACCGCGTACCTGCCGAACATGGCGGCGTTTGCCGCCGCCATCGATCAGGCTCGCGCGCAGCCGATGGGCCAAGAGGCAGGTGAATGGCAGTTCCACTTGTCCGGTGATGACATTGCTCGTCAGGTCACCGACAGCGGCGCAAGTGTTGTCACCGAGGAGCCGGTCAACTACGCGTTTATTTCGCTGCGGGCTGCCTGA